A stretch of the Fibrobacter sp. genome encodes the following:
- a CDS encoding MCE family protein, which translates to MKKSNMDLIVGGSILISLVILIAGVLWLKEVSVSSKMVSYSVLFPTVGTLQVGDPVMVNGVTKGAVNSIYLRGSDVAVVMNIDQSVPLTDSCLFSVQNIGLMGERGIGVQLSRQGRPIPANTRKDSTFIRGKFDTGIAEAMGLLGEVLGEVQVLAGNVSSIVESTVGDTAFLSLFEVLVDRLDTITEVAQSLVVKNRPLIDNSIRNLNTASADLKSLLDKNSGHIDAIMANGEQLTSYTLSIAARVESLTVSVQNIMNDVENGRGTIGQLVKDDDFYRELKTTVSNLDTLVNEVRDDALKLRIKLGFGKKKKNKNYERAADNSH; encoded by the coding sequence GTGAAGAAGTCTAACATGGATCTGATAGTTGGTGGATCCATCCTTATCTCTCTTGTGATCTTGATCGCTGGAGTTTTGTGGCTGAAAGAGGTTTCAGTATCTTCAAAGATGGTTTCCTATTCGGTACTGTTTCCCACTGTAGGAACTCTTCAGGTGGGAGATCCTGTGATGGTAAACGGGGTGACTAAGGGTGCAGTTAACTCTATTTATCTTCGCGGTAGTGATGTTGCGGTTGTAATGAATATCGATCAGAGTGTTCCTCTCACTGATTCCTGTCTTTTTTCAGTTCAGAATATCGGGTTGATGGGAGAGAGGGGAATAGGTGTGCAACTATCCCGGCAGGGCAGACCGATTCCTGCGAATACCCGCAAAGACAGCACATTTATCAGGGGTAAATTTGATACCGGAATTGCTGAAGCCATGGGACTTCTGGGTGAGGTTCTGGGTGAGGTGCAGGTACTGGCAGGAAATGTCAGTTCCATAGTCGAGAGTACGGTTGGTGATACGGCTTTCCTGTCTCTGTTTGAGGTGCTTGTAGACAGATTAGATACTATCACCGAAGTGGCACAGTCATTGGTTGTCAAAAACCGTCCATTGATCGACAACAGTATCCGGAATCTCAACACCGCTTCTGCGGACCTGAAATCATTGCTTGATAAAAACAGCGGGCATATAGATGCCATAATGGCAAACGGTGAACAGTTGACATCTTATACTCTTTCAATAGCTGCAAGAGTAGAGTCTCTGACCGTTTCTGTTCAGAACATAATGAACGATGTGGAGAATGGCAGAGGAACCATTGGTCAGCTTGTCAAGGATGATGATTTCTACAGGGAGCTCAAAACTACTGTATCTAACCTTGACACTCTGGTAAATGAAGTACGGGATGATGCGTTGAAACTTAGGATAAAGCTGGGGTTTGGTAAAAAGAAAAAAAATAAAAATTATGAAAGAGCGGCAGATAACAGTCATTAA
- a CDS encoding HPr family phosphocarrier protein produces the protein MKERQITVINSLGIHARPASMIVQTAMKFKSSLWLIKDGASADAKSIMSVMMLAAAYNSKVTIRASGEDEEDAVNAIAALFEKKFNEE, from the coding sequence ATGAAAGAGCGGCAGATAACAGTCATTAATTCATTGGGAATACATGCCAGACCCGCATCGATGATAGTTCAAACAGCCATGAAATTCAAATCGAGTTTATGGCTGATCAAGGATGGCGCGTCAGCAGATGCAAAGAGCATTATGAGTGTAATGATGCTTGCTGCAGCATACAATTCCAAGGTTACTATACGGGCATCCGGTGAAGATGAAGAGGATGCGGTAAACGCTATTGCGGCATTGTTCGAGAAGAAGTTCAACGAAGAGTAG
- a CDS encoding homoserine dehydrogenase produces the protein MKEILIGLVGAGTVGGGVVKVLSKRADFFRKELGLSVRLARIADKDVSRFEGLPVGDAICTASADDILNDESIQVVIELVGGKGFAFDLVMESLRRKKHVITANKALIAERGPEIFECAENNGVSVYFEASVGGGMPVIKAIREGLAGNNLLSVKTIINGTCNYILTKMTAEGLPFSDVLKDAQARGYAEADPTLDISGGDSGHKVAILASLISNGYVPFDKVYREGITSISAEDIRFAGELGYTIKLLGIIKRGSSDDRLDVRVHPAMLHADHILASVSNVYNAVLLEGDSVGQILLYGKGAGELPTASAVVSDIVDVARNIAGSSPVRIPMNHYSSKREVSVKPIDEIKTRYYLRFTVIDKPGVLASITSELGKHGISIASVMQKEGYEDRSVPVIILTHFASEKGIRDSVAGIEKLDIIKDKTQVIRIES, from the coding sequence ATGAAGGAGATTTTAATCGGACTGGTTGGTGCAGGTACAGTGGGCGGAGGTGTCGTAAAGGTCCTGTCTAAGCGGGCGGATTTTTTCAGGAAGGAACTGGGACTTTCTGTGCGCCTTGCCAGAATAGCGGATAAGGATGTATCGCGTTTTGAGGGGCTTCCGGTAGGGGATGCGATCTGTACTGCCAGCGCTGATGATATTCTTAACGACGAGTCGATTCAGGTGGTTATAGAACTGGTCGGGGGGAAGGGTTTTGCGTTCGACCTGGTAATGGAGTCTCTCAGAAGAAAGAAACATGTGATAACTGCCAACAAGGCGCTTATTGCTGAGCGGGGGCCCGAAATATTCGAGTGTGCCGAGAACAATGGCGTTTCCGTCTACTTTGAGGCATCGGTGGGTGGAGGGATGCCTGTAATAAAGGCGATAAGAGAGGGACTTGCAGGAAACAATCTGCTCTCTGTAAAGACGATTATAAACGGGACATGTAATTATATATTGACAAAAATGACTGCCGAGGGTCTTCCGTTCAGTGATGTACTGAAAGATGCTCAGGCCAGAGGATATGCGGAGGCGGATCCTACGCTCGATATAAGCGGAGGCGATTCAGGGCACAAGGTTGCTATCCTTGCCTCTCTTATAAGTAACGGCTATGTCCCCTTTGATAAAGTTTACCGGGAGGGAATTACCTCGATCAGTGCTGAGGATATCAGGTTTGCAGGTGAGCTTGGTTATACAATCAAACTTCTGGGTATCATAAAGAGGGGCAGCAGTGATGACCGGCTCGATGTCCGGGTGCATCCGGCCATGCTTCATGCGGACCATATCCTGGCCTCTGTATCCAATGTCTACAATGCTGTTCTGCTGGAGGGAGATTCGGTCGGGCAGATCCTTCTTTACGGAAAGGGTGCCGGAGAGCTTCCAACCGCCTCAGCGGTTGTAAGTGATATCGTGGATGTAGCAAGGAATATCGCCGGGTCTTCTCCTGTGCGGATCCCCATGAACCATTATTCCAGTAAAAGAGAAGTGTCTGTAAAGCCAATTGACGAGATTAAAACCAGGTATTATCTCCGCTTTACTGTCATCGATAAGCCGGGAGTGCTTGCCTCGATTACATCTGAACTGGGAAAACATGGAATTTCTATCGCTTCGGTGATGCAGAAAGAGGGATACGAGGACAGAAGTGTTCCGGTTATCATTCTGACGCATTTTGCCTCGGAAAAGGGCATACGCGATTCTGTTGCGGGAATCGAAAAACTGGATATTATAAAAGATAAAACACAGGTTATTCGTATCGAGAGTTAA
- a CDS encoding threonine synthase — translation MKYISTRGNSDPVSPSLAISLGMVPEGGLFVPATIPHPEVDFTGKCSYREMAEKILMPFLADFSANELHRCIDQAYNSTTFDTDSVIDIVSPSSDLSIMELWHGPTAAFKDVALQIMPGFMDVSRKKTGNKSHTVILVATSGDTGKAALEGFRNREGISIIVFYPHGGVSEIQKLQMATTDGDNTWVVAVKGNFDDCQTGVKRIFSDAVLRKALSGRGFEFSSANSINWGRLCPQIVYYFYAYQTLVERKKIQNGEPVNFCVPTGNFGNILAAYYARMMGLPVRKLICASNKNRVLSDFFSTGKYNANREFYRTTSPSMDILISSNLERFLYEVNGHESSQVISWYDSLGRFGEFKIGMELKSRIDSMLLYGWVDEEEVHSTIRDFYRETGYVLDTHTAVGTALCRRMKDIDAHTVIASTASPFKFSCEVLSSIEGKRCEDEFESIERLSRLSGMPVHRGLDRLREREVRHDRVIGIDNMKDTVTDIINTLEKRRG, via the coding sequence ATGAAATATATAAGCACGAGAGGAAATTCTGACCCTGTCTCTCCCTCCCTGGCCATAAGCCTGGGAATGGTTCCAGAGGGGGGGCTTTTTGTCCCCGCAACTATACCTCATCCGGAAGTTGATTTTACGGGAAAATGCTCTTACAGGGAAATGGCGGAAAAGATACTGATGCCTTTTCTGGCTGACTTTTCTGCAAATGAGCTCCACAGGTGCATCGATCAGGCTTATAACAGTACTACTTTTGATACCGATTCGGTGATTGATATTGTTTCTCCATCATCCGATCTTTCTATCATGGAATTGTGGCATGGGCCGACTGCCGCATTCAAGGATGTGGCCCTTCAGATAATGCCGGGTTTTATGGATGTCTCCAGGAAAAAAACAGGCAACAAGTCTCACACTGTTATCCTGGTGGCCACTTCGGGAGATACCGGAAAAGCGGCTCTGGAGGGGTTCAGAAACCGGGAGGGAATTTCTATTATAGTTTTTTATCCTCACGGTGGAGTAAGCGAGATACAGAAACTGCAGATGGCCACTACGGACGGGGACAATACCTGGGTTGTGGCAGTAAAGGGAAATTTCGACGACTGCCAGACGGGTGTAAAGCGTATCTTCAGCGATGCAGTCCTGCGTAAAGCACTCTCCGGAAGGGGATTTGAGTTTTCATCTGCGAATTCTATCAACTGGGGAAGGCTCTGTCCCCAGATAGTCTACTATTTTTACGCTTACCAGACTCTGGTTGAACGAAAAAAGATTCAGAACGGAGAACCTGTCAACTTCTGCGTGCCGACCGGAAATTTTGGTAACATACTGGCGGCTTATTACGCCAGGATGATGGGGCTGCCGGTAAGGAAACTGATCTGTGCCTCAAATAAAAACCGTGTACTTTCTGATTTCTTCAGCACAGGTAAGTACAATGCCAACCGGGAATTTTATCGTACAACTTCTCCATCGATGGACATTCTTATCTCCTCCAATCTGGAGAGATTTCTTTACGAAGTAAATGGTCACGAAAGTTCACAGGTGATCTCGTGGTACGATTCCCTTGGCCGTTTCGGGGAGTTCAAAATCGGAATGGAACTGAAGTCGCGGATCGACTCGATGCTTCTCTATGGCTGGGTGGATGAGGAAGAGGTACATTCCACTATCAGGGATTTTTACAGAGAAACCGGCTATGTACTTGACACTCACACCGCAGTGGGAACTGCTCTGTGCAGGCGTATGAAAGATATTGATGCTCATACGGTGATCGCTTCTACAGCAAGTCCCTTTAAATTCAGTTGTGAAGTACTCAGCAGTATCGAGGGGAAGAGGTGTGAGGATGAGTTTGAGTCCATAGAGAGGCTTTCCCGGCTTTCCGGAATGCCTGTTCACAGGGGACTTGACAGACTTCGTGAAAGAGAGGTTCGTCACGACCGGGTTATAGGAATTGACAATATGAAAGATACAGTTACGGATATAATAAATACCTTGGAGAAGCGGCGGGGTTGA
- the rpoN gene encoding RNA polymerase factor sigma-54 yields MNLGLDMSLKLQQKLSFQMIQSLKLLQVNTLQLEQLLKTELEMNPVLEAEDDLDTEIDEIGEQEDAKEEKEQKEEEELDINEDSIDWEEYLEEGFDLGYSYNEEVDRNEDRYEPTPVYQITLEEHLNNQLDERKLPEKTKLLVQFLIGSLDTDGYLRIPLQDIADYTQTSVFEVEEALHLLWTLDPPGVGARNLRECMILQLRKRDQKDSLAMRIVEETWDLFEKLKIPEISRHFGIEPREVQEAIETPKTINPKPGYQYNPDKPSTIIPDLIVEKIDGKFVVMLNDRSVPMLHINKSYANLIKRGSNAKRDVKKYIREKFNSATWFIRSIEQRKTTMLKVMYAIIERQTDFFEKGPPNLSPLKLQDVADMVDMHISTVSRVTSNKYVQTRHGIFELKYFFTEAVGRDEEGADISSERIKNRIRQLVESESTKKPLSDQKISDILSSENLSVARRTVAKYREQMKILPARLRQKYE; encoded by the coding sequence TTGAATCTTGGCTTGGACATGTCACTGAAGCTTCAGCAGAAGCTCTCATTTCAGATGATCCAGTCTCTGAAACTTCTGCAGGTGAACACACTTCAGTTGGAACAGTTGCTCAAGACCGAGCTGGAGATGAATCCTGTTCTGGAAGCAGAGGATGATCTGGATACAGAGATCGATGAGATTGGGGAGCAGGAGGACGCAAAAGAGGAAAAGGAACAGAAAGAGGAAGAAGAGTTAGATATAAACGAGGATTCGATTGACTGGGAAGAGTACCTGGAGGAGGGTTTTGATCTCGGTTATTCCTACAATGAAGAGGTTGACAGAAACGAAGACCGTTATGAGCCTACCCCGGTCTATCAGATCACTCTTGAGGAACATCTGAATAATCAACTTGATGAGAGAAAGCTTCCAGAGAAAACGAAGCTGCTTGTCCAGTTTTTAATTGGCAGTCTCGATACCGACGGTTATCTCAGGATTCCGCTGCAGGATATTGCCGATTACACCCAGACCTCAGTATTCGAGGTAGAGGAAGCTCTTCATCTGCTCTGGACACTTGATCCTCCCGGTGTGGGAGCCCGCAATCTGCGTGAGTGCATGATACTTCAGCTACGCAAGAGAGACCAGAAGGATTCTCTTGCCATGAGAATTGTGGAAGAAACCTGGGATCTTTTTGAAAAGCTTAAAATCCCTGAAATCTCTCGTCACTTCGGAATTGAGCCACGTGAGGTTCAGGAGGCTATCGAGACCCCAAAAACAATCAATCCCAAGCCCGGCTATCAGTACAACCCCGACAAACCTTCAACTATCATTCCTGACCTGATTGTTGAGAAGATAGATGGCAAGTTTGTGGTGATGCTCAATGATCGTTCTGTCCCGATGCTGCATATCAACAAGTCCTACGCTAATCTTATCAAGCGGGGCAGTAATGCCAAGCGGGATGTCAAGAAGTATATCCGGGAAAAATTCAACAGTGCAACCTGGTTTATCCGTTCAATCGAACAGCGTAAAACCACCATGCTCAAGGTGATGTATGCTATTATTGAGCGGCAGACCGATTTTTTTGAAAAAGGTCCACCAAATCTCTCTCCTCTCAAACTTCAGGATGTAGCTGATATGGTGGATATGCATATCTCAACTGTCAGCAGAGTCACAAGCAACAAATACGTTCAGACCCGACATGGGATCTTCGAACTAAAGTACTTCTTCACAGAGGCAGTAGGCCGTGATGAGGAGGGTGCCGATATTTCCTCTGAACGTATCAAAAACCGCATCCGTCAATTGGTGGAATCGGAAAGTACCAAAAAACCGCTTTCCGATCAGAAAATCTCGGATATCCTTTCCAGCGAAAATCTTTCTGTGGCGCGTCGCACAGTGGCAAAATACCGGGAACAGATGAAGATTCTTCCTGCCCGTTTACGTCAGAAATATGAATGA
- the raiA gene encoding ribosome-associated translation inhibitor RaiA: protein MEIRITSRHGKSSQALQETITAELSKMEKYFDKITSCHVVLDSERIDKVVEITMNTQGKQLVAVAKADNIGKAIDDALSKTERQLKKLNQKIKNHKAEKV, encoded by the coding sequence ATGGAGATTCGGATCACCTCTCGTCACGGTAAATCATCTCAGGCGCTTCAAGAGACTATCACTGCAGAACTCAGCAAAATGGAGAAGTATTTCGATAAGATTACATCATGCCATGTTGTACTGGACAGTGAGCGTATTGACAAGGTGGTAGAGATCACAATGAATACACAGGGTAAGCAGCTTGTTGCTGTGGCTAAAGCGGACAACATTGGAAAGGCGATCGATGACGCTTTGTCTAAAACAGAGAGGCAGCTTAAGAAGCTGAACCAGAAGATAAAGAACCACAAGGCGGAAAAGGTGTAA
- the lipA gene encoding lipoyl synthase: protein MWTKTFEPGAKEKLPRLSSNESPSFPSWLKRPIGYSGRQNKVLEQIRAGGLHTVCREAKCPNRSECYSRGVATFLVMGDTCTRDCSFCSVTHGKPAALDPGEPLRVLQAAKELHLRHVVITSVTRDDLSDGGASFFVEIVKLFRDELPEVTIEILVPDFQGKWDSIDRVAGSGLHVFNHNIETVPSLYKKVRPQALYSRSLSVLKRASTHGVVVKSGLMVGLGESESEVLEVMQDLRDNGCTVLTIGQYLRPSPDQTPVVEYVKPEIFEKYSVLGKEMGFVSVFSGPFVRSSYRAGEFFPGI, encoded by the coding sequence GTGTGGACTAAAACTTTTGAGCCTGGAGCAAAGGAAAAATTGCCGCGATTATCCTCAAATGAATCCCCTTCGTTTCCCTCCTGGCTGAAGCGGCCGATTGGGTATTCTGGAAGGCAGAATAAGGTACTGGAGCAGATCCGGGCGGGAGGCCTGCATACGGTCTGCAGAGAGGCAAAATGCCCCAACAGAAGCGAATGTTATTCCAGGGGTGTAGCAACGTTTCTGGTTATGGGTGATACCTGCACCCGTGATTGTTCCTTTTGCAGTGTCACACATGGAAAGCCTGCTGCACTGGATCCAGGTGAGCCTTTAAGGGTTCTTCAGGCTGCAAAAGAACTGCATCTCAGGCATGTTGTGATTACATCTGTAACCAGGGATGATCTCAGTGATGGTGGGGCATCCTTTTTTGTGGAAATAGTGAAATTGTTCAGGGATGAACTGCCAGAGGTAACAATAGAAATTCTTGTCCCTGATTTTCAGGGAAAGTGGGATTCCATAGATCGTGTTGCCGGCTCGGGCCTCCATGTTTTTAATCACAATATTGAGACTGTTCCTTCTCTTTATAAGAAAGTGCGTCCTCAGGCTCTCTACAGCCGTTCTCTTTCAGTGTTGAAAAGAGCATCTACACACGGTGTTGTGGTAAAGTCGGGCTTGATGGTGGGGTTGGGAGAGAGTGAGAGTGAGGTTCTTGAGGTGATGCAGGATTTAAGGGACAATGGATGCACTGTTCTTACTATTGGTCAATATCTTCGTCCATCACCTGATCAGACTCCGGTTGTGGAGTATGTTAAACCGGAGATTTTCGAGAAGTATTCAGTACTTGGGAAGGAAATGGGATTTGTTTCTGTTTTTTCCGGACCTTTTGTAAGAAGCTCCTACCGTGCGGGGGAGTTTTTTCCGGGAATCTAA